Proteins from a genomic interval of Dunckerocampus dactyliophorus isolate RoL2022-P2 chromosome 5, RoL_Ddac_1.1, whole genome shotgun sequence:
- the LOC129181746 gene encoding ras association domain-containing protein 8 has protein sequence MELKVWVDGVQRVVCGVTEATTCQEVVIALAQAIGRTGRYTLVEKWRDTERHLIPHESPVASLNSWGQYAGDVQLILLRTGPSLTERPPSEGPPLRGPERGFHRQSLPPLAKLHHPNDRSLRRREPRRKSLTFTGAPRGLREILSGGRTTEAETKRRFFLGNSGTYHHAGGATGTAPHGLWACRMEDLVRVVGLQRETLGVLDKKMEVYEAELKAWAGVRGGRAPGCGGDLGGGLMEEILRLEKHLRKNEVEMEEEEFWATELQIELESERQLEERLQELRGRLQGCEKEIEDKLAMVQGVEAGLEEMRLQREHQETEWLNEAEARAQVLRVKAELKAQERQAVQLESSCRAVDRSLGQSSKKVQDMQHELEQLTKELRQVNLQQFIKQTGTKVTVLPAEPAEDDSAASTRVIDLVPQTGSLKRHVTLHQMSSHLRVLNSPLSSGLNPEGIYV, from the exons GTCGAACTGGAAGATACACTCTGGTAGAAAAATGGCGGGACACCGAGCGCCATCTCATCCCTCACGAGAGCCCAGTGGCGTCTCTGAATAGCTGGGGTCAATATGCAGGCGACGTGCAGCTGATCTTGCTTCGCACGGGCCCGTCCCTGACTGAACGGCCACCCTCAGAAGGGCCCCCTCTCAGGGGGCCTGAACGTGGGTTTCATCGTCAGAGCCTCCCTCCGCTTGCAAAGCTTCACCATCCCAATGATCGCTCCCTCCGGCGCCGTGAGCCACGCCGCAAGTCGCTCACCTTTACAGGAGCGCCCAGAGGTCTAAGGGAGATTCTGAGCGGAGGGCGGACAACTGAAGCTGAAACCAAGAGGAGATTTTTTCTGGGAAACAGTGGGACTTACCATCATGCTGGAGGAGCCACTGGGACTGCACCCCATGGCCTGTGGGCCTGTCGCATGGAGGACCTGGTCCGAGTGGTGGGCCTACAGAGAGAGACGCTTGGTGTGCTCGACAAGAAAATGGAAGTTTACGAAGCTGAGCTCAAAGCCTGGGCCGGGGTGAGAGGGGGGCGAGCTCCAGGCTGCGGCGGGGACTTGGGCGGGGGCCTGATGGAGGAGATCCTGAGACTGGAGAAGCATCTGAGGAAGAATGAGGTAGAGATGGAGGAAGAGGAGTTTTGGGCCACAGAGCTACAGATTGAGCTGGAGAGTGAGAGACAGCTGGAGGAGAGGCTGCAGGAGCTGCGTGGTCGTTTGCAGGGCTGCGAAAAGGAGATTGAAGACAAGCTGGCAATGGTGCAG GGTGTAGAAGCTGGTCTGGAGGAAATGCGGCTGCAGAGAGAGCATCAGGAGACTGAGTGGCTCAATGAAGCAGAGGCTCGGGCCCAGGTGCTTCGAGTTAAAGCTGAGCTGAAAGCACAAGAGAGACAAGCTGTCCAACTGGAGAGCAGCTGCAGAGCTGTGGACAGGTCACTTGGACAAAGCAGCAAGAAGGTGCAG GACATGCAGCATGAGCTGGAACAGCTAACCAAGGAGCTCAGACAGGTAAACCTGCAGCAGTTCATCAAGCAAACTGGCACCAAGGTCACAGTGCTGCCGGCTGAGCCTGCAGAGGACGACAGTGCAGCCAGCACTCGTGTTATAG ATTTAGTTCCACAGACTGGCTCCCTTAAGCGTCACGTGACCCTGCACCAAATGTCCAGTCATCTCCGGGTCTTAAATAGTCCCCTCAGCTCCGGCCTGAACCCAGAAGGCATCTATGTGTGA
- the bhlhe41 gene encoding class E basic helix-loop-helix protein 41, with translation MDDRIAHLHDRHFMDRADFLGVDYPSLYMCKPKRGIKREDGGKDAYKLPHRLIEKKRRDRINECIGQLKDLLPEHLKLSTLGHLEKAVVLELTLKHLNALTAVTEQQHQKIIALQNGEGPMKTSIHADLDAFHSGFQTCAKEVLQYLSQFENWTTREQSCAQLVKHLHKVLSQAQSGGLPLLQQHHQLPSGDTPQDSQKADNQVPVIQRTQGGDATENDTDTDSGYGGEAEKGEVKDKECEGGGKATKIKQEFGDDRPAKKPKMNWPGNGSGGSDVAFMNSLMGLTGVGQQTPICMPFYFINPSAAASYMPFFDKSNMEKCVYPAAAALASPFPWLYPAQASAAAAAAAFPGLSMHFGASSPCKDPLQCGDKGEASSPEEREESPACDEGDDNIIDASQESQGDPRDPFPTCQSS, from the exons ATGGATGACAGAATAGCACATTTACACGACAGACACTTCATGGACCGTGCGGATTTTTTGGG GGTGGACTACCCCTCTCTATACATGTGCAAACCCAAACGCGGCATAAAGCGGGAGGATGGTGGGAAG GACGCTTATAAGTTACCACACCGTTTGATAGAGAAAAAGAGGAGAGACCGAATCAATGAATGTATCGGTCAGCTGAAGGATCTGTTGCCAGAACATTTAAAGCTATCG ACTCTCGGCCATCTAGAGAAGGCGGTTGTTCTGGAATTAACTCTGAAGCATTTAAACGCACTGACCGCAGTCACGGAGCAGCAGCACCAGAAGATCATTGCTTTGCAGAACG GAGAGGGGCCGATGAAGACGTCCATTCACGCCGATCTGGACGCCTTCCACTCCGGGTTCCAAACGTGTGCCAAAGAGGTCCTGCAGTACCTGAGCCAGTTCGAGAACTGGACCACACGCGAACAGAGTTGCGCCCAACTCGTCAAGCACCTCCACAAGGTCCTGTCTCAGGCCCAGTCTGGCGGGCTGCCCCTCCTCCAGCAGCATCACCAGCTCCCCAGTGGAGACACACCACAAGACAGCCAGAAAGCTGACAACCAAGTCCCAGTCATCCAGAGGACCCAAGGCGGGGATGCTACCGAGAACGACACGGACACGGACAGTGGATACGGGGGCGAGGCAGAGAAGGGTGAGGTTAAGGACAAAGAGTGCGAGGGAGGAGGCAAAGCTACCAAGATCAAGCAGGAGTTTGGAGACGATCGTCCTGCCAAGAAACCAAAGAtgaactggcctgggaacggcTCCGGGGGCTCGGATGTGGCGTTCATGAACTCTCTGATGGGATTAACTGGTGTGGGACAGCAGACGCCTATTTGCATGCCTTTCTACTTCATCAACCCATCTGCCGCTGCGTCTTACATGCCTTTTTTTGACAAAAGCAACATGGAGAAGTGCGTGTACCCGGCGGCGGCCGCCCTCGCATCCCCCTTTCCCTGGCTGTACCCTGCGCAAGCATCAGCGGCCGCGGCTGCTGCAGCCTTTCCCGGCCTGTCGATGCACTTTGGAGCTTCCTCTCCATGCAAGGACCCCCTGCAGTGTGGAGACAAGGGTGAGGCGAGCTCACCTGAGGAGCGTGAGGAAAGTCCCGCGTGTGACGAAGGTGACGACAACATCATTGACGCGTCACAGGAAAGCCAGGGTGACCCACGTGACCCGTTTCCCACCTGTCAAAGCAGCTAA
- the sspn gene encoding sarcospan, with translation MGQGQKGSSEQKDGRKRREDSPSQDDGHKCRVCRFPLLVALLQLLLGVAVTVVAFLMLAISPSLLARETPHWAGIILCLVSIVGFILYCVTYHPDERSSVQFIVKLLYFALCAVGLVISVLVVAFAGYHHAQTSSFSCMPAAEDCLCTLDPHDPIARTFTYEGVSDCQEITETLLLYHLLQIVLNLAQAFVCAVGAFIMWKHRYQVFFAGLQIGTFQQWHKV, from the exons ATGGGCCAGGGCCAGAAAGGTTCCTCAGAGCAGAAGGATGGCAGAAAGAGGAGAGAAGATAGCCCGTCGCAAGACGACGGCCATAAGTGCAGAGTGTGCCGCTTTCCTCTGCTCGTGGCCCTGCTTCAGCTGCTCCTGGGGGTGGCCGTCACAGTTGTGGCCTTCCTCATGTTGGCCATCAGCCCCTCACTGCTGGCCAGAGAGACGCCACACTGGGCTGGGATCATT CTGTGCTTAGTTTCCATTGTGGGCTTCATCCTGTACTGCGTCACCTATCACCCTGATGAGCGCTCGTCTGTGCAGTTCATCGTCAAG CTCCTGTACTTTGCCCTGTGTGCAGTCGGCCTGGTCATTTCTGTGCTGGTTGTGGCCTTTGCTGGATACCACCACGCACAGACCAGCAGCTTCAGCTGCATGCCAGCCGCCGAGGACTGTCTGTGCACGTTGGACCCACATGACCCAATAGCTCGCACTTTCACCTATGAGGGAGTCAGCGACTGTCAGGAGATCACCGAGACGCTTCTGCTGTACCATTTGCTCCAGATTGTGCTGAATCTGGCCCAGGCCTTTGTCTGTGCCGTGGGCGCCTTCATCATGTGGAAGCACCGCTACCaagtcttctttgctgggcttcAGATCGGAACCTTCCAGCAGTGGCACAAGGTTTAG